The Desulfomicrobium orale DSM 12838 genome includes a window with the following:
- a CDS encoding peptidylprolyl isomerase translates to MSNPVVLVDTTKGEFLVELFADKAPQTVANFLGYVDEDFYVGTLFHRVIRDFMIQGGGLDNMMREKPVKAPIMNEAANGLKNLEGTVAMARTADPHSASAQFFINTVDNPDLDYQSEEEFGYCVFGQVIDGLDVVKKIEKARVRPQGDHEHAPVDQISINSITRFE, encoded by the coding sequence ATGAGCAATCCGGTTGTCCTGGTGGACACGACCAAAGGAGAATTCCTGGTGGAACTGTTCGCCGACAAGGCGCCGCAGACCGTGGCCAACTTTCTGGGCTATGTGGACGAGGACTTTTATGTGGGCACGCTGTTTCACCGGGTCATCAGGGATTTCATGATTCAGGGCGGCGGGCTGGACAACATGATGCGCGAAAAGCCGGTCAAGGCGCCCATCATGAATGAGGCGGCCAACGGCCTGAAAAACCTGGAAGGCACAGTGGCCATGGCCCGCACGGCCGACCCGCACAGCGCCTCGGCCCAGTTTTTCATCAATACCGTGGACAATCCCGATCTGGATTACCAGAGCGAGGAAGAATTCGGCTACTGTGTTTTCGGTCAGGTCATCGACGGGCTGGACGTGGTCAAGAAAATAGAAAAGGCCCGGGTGAGACCCCAGGGCGACCACGAACACGCTCCCGTCGACCAGATTTCCATCAACTCCATTACCCGCTTTGAATAA
- a CDS encoding cation diffusion facilitator family transporter, translated as MSAGIRRYAWLSIGASILTMALKFGAFLLTDSVSLFSDAVESVVNLAAGFIALLAIIQARRPADRGHAYGHGKVEYFSSGVEGVLICLAALGIAYASVQRFFDPQPLESLGAGIAVAVAAALVNLITARIMLGAARACGSIALEADARHLLTDVWTSAGLVGALFVMLFAPPSWQILDPVIGCLMAMLIIRTGAALVWRSASGLMDAGLPAEDIERMAAVIRRVGGGESGFHALRTRMAGSVRFVDFHLLVPGNMTVRRSHDLCCEIEEELRKAWPGLQITIHVEPREDGASFDGGETGGLCDGGWACGGDDEPVSGPRNM; from the coding sequence ATGTCCGCCGGTATCCGCAGATACGCCTGGCTGTCCATCGGGGCTTCGATTCTGACCATGGCTCTCAAGTTCGGAGCCTTCCTTCTGACGGATTCCGTCAGCCTTTTTTCCGACGCCGTGGAGTCCGTGGTCAATCTGGCGGCGGGGTTCATCGCTCTGCTGGCCATCATCCAGGCCCGGCGTCCGGCCGACAGAGGGCATGCCTACGGTCACGGAAAGGTCGAGTATTTTTCCAGCGGAGTCGAAGGCGTCCTGATCTGTCTTGCCGCGCTGGGCATCGCCTACGCTTCCGTACAGCGGTTTTTCGATCCGCAGCCCCTCGAGTCTCTGGGTGCGGGCATTGCGGTGGCCGTGGCGGCCGCTCTGGTCAATCTGATCACGGCCCGGATCATGCTCGGTGCGGCCAGGGCGTGCGGGAGCATCGCACTGGAGGCCGACGCCCGGCATCTGCTGACGGATGTCTGGACTTCTGCCGGCCTGGTCGGGGCGCTGTTCGTCATGCTTTTCGCGCCGCCGTCCTGGCAGATTCTTGATCCTGTCATCGGCTGCCTCATGGCCATGCTCATCATCCGCACCGGAGCGGCTCTGGTCTGGCGCTCGGCGTCCGGGCTCATGGACGCTGGCCTGCCCGCCGAAGACATCGAACGCATGGCCGCCGTCATCCGCCGGGTGGGGGGCGGGGAAAGCGGCTTTCACGCCCTGCGCACGCGCATGGCCGGGTCGGTGCGGTTCGTGGATTTTCATCTGCTCGTGCCCGGAAACATGACGGTGCGCCGGTCCCACGATCTGTGCTGCGAGATCGAGGAGGAGTTGCGTAAGGCCTGGCCGGGGCTGCAGATCACCATTCACGTGGAACCGAGGGAAGACGGCGCTTCCTTTGACGGTGGCGAGACGGGTGGCCTGTGTGACGGCGGATGGGCCTGCGGCGGAGATGACGAGCCCGTTTCCGGGCCGCGGAACATGTGA
- a CDS encoding TetR/AcrR family transcriptional regulator yields MAPGPTKKDLLLKSAKVLFSEHGYSETTFKKISERAGVALGLLTHHFGSKEKLFLAAGLDVVRELVDCLRDNLRDDHSGLEGVRIFASTYFDFARDPDRAFMVLVRCSPFSDLKTTEDKEVMFRNFSELYDILTGSIRRGVADGSIRPCDPQKMSVVVFCNLVGAIRHGLLTPYGDETLFGDVVDFIVAGLRND; encoded by the coding sequence ATGGCCCCAGGCCCGACCAAGAAGGATCTCCTGCTCAAATCCGCCAAGGTGCTTTTCAGCGAGCACGGCTACTCCGAAACCACCTTCAAGAAAATATCCGAGCGGGCCGGTGTGGCCCTGGGACTGCTCACTCATCACTTCGGGAGCAAGGAAAAATTGTTTCTGGCCGCGGGGCTGGACGTGGTGCGCGAACTCGTCGACTGCCTCCGGGACAATCTGCGTGATGACCACAGCGGACTCGAAGGTGTGCGTATTTTCGCGTCCACCTACTTTGACTTCGCAAGAGATCCCGACCGGGCTTTCATGGTTCTGGTGCGCTGCTCGCCCTTCAGCGATCTGAAAACCACGGAAGACAAGGAAGTCATGTTCCGGAATTTCTCCGAGCTGTATGACATCCTTACGGGCAGCATCCGGCGGGGCGTGGCGGATGGCAGCATCCGGCCCTGCGATCCGCAGAAGATGTCCGTGGTCGTGTTCTGCAATCTGGTCGGAGCCATCAGGCACGGTCTGCTCACCCCCTACGGAGATGAAACCCTGTTCGGTGATGTCGTCGATTTCATCGTGGCAGGTCTGCGGAACGATTGA